The Desulfonatronospira thiodismutans ASO3-1 region CCCCGGCGAGGCTGGCACTTATCCTTCAGCAGCACCTGGATGCATCACAGCCGGTTCCTGCGCAAGCATACCTGGAAAATATAATCCCCCTTCTACAGCCAAGGGCTTCCACCATGCAGGAGATGGCGGAAATGGCGCATTTCTTCTTAGTGCCGGACCAGGAACTGGAAATGGACCAGAAGGCCGTGGACAAGTTTTTGACCCCGGAGGCCAGGGAGTACCTGAGAGAGATCGCGGAGATACTTGCAGGAATGGAAGAGTTTGACCAGGAAAACCTGGAGCAGGCCATGAAGGTCTACATCGAGGAGAAAAACATCAAATTCAAGGCCATAGCCCAGCCCCTGCGGGTGGCCCTCACCGGCAAGACCGCCAGCCCGGGCATCTTTGAAACCATGCAGGTACTGGGCAGGGAAAGCTGTGTCAACCGGCTGAGGCGGGTTCAGGGTATATAGGCCTGCTTGACACTTTTTTTCCACATGAATACTGCATAGCTATGCATAAAAGGAGCAGGATATATGAGCAGCACCACAACCAGCCATAACCGGGTGGATCCCAATATCAAACGGGACGCCGACCAGATAATCAAAGATATGGGTATAACCATATCAGACGCGCATGAACTTTTTTATCGGCAGATTATCGCCAACCAGGGGCTGCCTTTTTTTGTTGCTTATAGGCAAATCAACGGTTCATGGCATCATCTGCCCGGTTGGCAGGCTAATGTGAACTGTATTGGCGCAATATTTCTATGATTTTCTGGGCGTCATGTTCCTTCAGGGTCCCCTTTTCACGGGCCAGCTTTACAGTGTATTTGCCCAGTTCGCAGTAAAGCCCCAGCAGGTCAGGGCTTTCCCGGGAAATGGCTGCCAGGTGATCTTCGACAGTTTGAGCGTCCCCCCGGGCAATGGGACCGGTAAGGGCGGCAGGTATACCAATCTTCTCGATGTTTTTAAGGGTACCCTGAATCAGGGGCAGAAGAGCATTCAGCGAATCCTGCCTGTCTATTCCGGCGCTTTCGTGCAGTTGCAGGCCGAATCCTATTGTAGCCACAAAAAAATTGGACACCACTGCAGCGCCGGCATGATATAAAGGCTTGCCCCCCAGCTGAATATTCAGCTCTTTGCCCTGAAACACCCGGACCATATCCCTGGCCGTGTCCAGAGCCGTTTCATCCTCGCTTTCCAGGCAGAAATAAGAGCCGGGCATGTTTTTTATAGCCTCCTGCACACTGGGCAGACTCTGCAGGGGATGCATGGAAACTGTAACGGCCCCTTTATGTTTTGCGGACGCCAAGGCTTCAACGGACAAGGCCCCGCTGGTATGAATAACCAGGCTGCCTGGCCTGAACCCGTCCCTGCCGGCGATATCCTCGCAGACCAGCCTCACGGCGTCATCTGAAGTTGTAATAAGTACAATGCCGGCGGAGCGGGCAGTTCCGGCCAGGTCGGTGGAGGCCTCGCCCTGCCCGATGAAATCCCTTGCCTTGACCGCGGACTCCAGGCTTCTGCTGGCAATGCCAGTAATATTATATCCAGCATTGCTCAGCAGATACCCCATAGCCGTGCCCACTACTCCGGCACCGATGATAGCTGTGTTCTTCATGGGTCCCCGCACCCCCATACTCCCATGGGTCTAAAGCCCTGCCTCATCCAGAACCATGGGGATCTTTTTCTCCCAGCCTATGGCCATAATATGTACGCCGTGGCAAATGTCCTTCATGCCTTTTACTAAGTGGGATGCTATTTCCACGCTGGTTTTGACCTTGTCGTCTGTATCAGTCATAGCCTTGATCTGGGACTCGGGCACAGATATTCCGGCGACGTTTTTATTCATGAATTTGGCCATGCCTGCGGATTTAAGCATGATTATCCCGCCCATTACAGGCACATTAAACCCTTCAACCCGTTTCATGAATTTCTCGAAACTGTCCAGTTCGAATACCCCCTGGGTCTGGATATACCTGGCCCCGGCCTCGATCTTTTTTTCCAGCTTGATAAGCTGCATTTCCAGACCGGCCCCGGCGTCCGCACCGGGATTGACCACTGCCCCCGGAAAAAAGTCCGGTACACCTTTAAGCTCGTTGCCGGCCATGTCATGTCCACCATTCAGGGTCTGCATCATCTGCAGAAGGCTTACTGAATCACAGTCAAAAACCGGCTTGGATTCGGGGTGATCCCCCAGAACAGGATGGTCGCCGGTGAGGGCCAGGACATTCTGAATCCCCAGGACCCAGGCGCTCAAAAGGTCAGACTGCAGGGCCAGCCTGTTTCTATCCCGGCAGGTCAGCTGGTATATGGGCTCAATGCCTTTATCCGCCAGGATATGACTGACCGCCAGGGAGCCCAGCCGCATGACCGAGCTTTGCAGGTCAGTGACATTTATGGCATGTATTCTGTCTTTGATGGCCTCGGCGTCCTCCAGCAGCTCATGCATGTCAGTGCCTTTGCCCGGCCCTACCTCTGCGGTTATCAAAAACTTGCCTGACTCTACTGCTTCCCTGAATCCCATACTATAACTCCTGTTATTGTGAATACTTGTAACCCAACAAGTACTTAAACAATTATTCTTCGCGTTTCAGCCTGGCCGGATGAACTCTTGCGGCCTTGGGCGGATTGATTTCCTTTAGAATATGCAGCTGGCCCAGACGCATCATGCGCACATAGATGAGCTGCCAGGCGCACCTGGTATCCTTGTCCACCTCACAGTTGCCCTCCTGCGCCCCTCCACAGGGTCCGTCGGCAAGGCTTTTGGCGCACCTGGCCACAGGGCATACACCTCCGGTCCTGGACAGGATGCACTGCCCGCAGGCTGCGCAGGTTTCCACGAACCCGCCCTTTCCGTCGGCACCGCCGAAAAACACTGTATCCAGGGCCGGATATACAGGAATATTGCCCAGGGTCTCGGCCATGGTCTGCACTCCCGCTCCACATCCCATGGACAGGATGGCCTCGTACCCGGCAGCCTTGTCCTTGATCTGTTCGATAAACATGGGATCGCACTGGCGCACCTGGGTTTCCTCACCTAGCTCCAACTGCTGACCCTGAGCTTTTGCAGCGGTACGCAGGGAAGAAGCCAGCACTTCCACCTGCTGGGCCCCGCCGCTGAGGCAGACTGTCACACAGCTGCCGCAACCGGTTATAAGTACCTTGCCGTACTTTTTTATCGTTTCCTGAATCTCGGCCATGGGCTTGACTTCAGCAACAATCATGTTCTCACCCTCTTTTGTTTTCAGTATCTGGCCTGCAATCTTGAAAGAAGCAGTGATCAGCCCCATCCTGCATTCAAAGGGCCCTTCAGATACATTTTTATTACAATCCAGCCGGGAACCTTGGGAAAACCTTACTCAACAAGCCTTATCCGTTCAGGTTCGAGGCCGATACTTTGAAGCACCCGGGAGGCTCTCTGCACGTTTCTGCGGGTCCACAGGCTGCAGTCCTTGAACTTGCAGTCCTCTTCACCGCAACCGGACACCAGAACTTCTCTGGCCCCGGCCTCAAAAGGGACCAGGAGTTCATATACGTCAATGCGTCCCAACCCGGGCCTGGTTATAGTGTATACATTTTCGCCCTGAACATCTCCTGGCCTGGATTTGCTGAAATCACAGACATAAGCGAAGCTGAAGTCACCAGGGGAGCTACTTTCAGCTTTTTCAAGCACCCGGCGGATATTCTGGCGCAGCTCTGTTCTGGGTTCCAGGCCAAGATCGATGGCCGCAGCCGGGCATTGACCGGCGCAGATCCCGCAGGCCTGGCACTGGCTCATATCAATGACAGCCTTTTCCTCACCCGGCCTGGGGACATTATACGGACAGACCAGGACGCAGTTCAGGCATACTGCGCAGTCTTGGGAAACATGGGCCCCAAGGCTGCAGTGCAGGCAGCGGGATGCTTCCGCCCTGGCCTGTTCTGGAGTGAAAGCATGCTCCACTTCATCGAAGGAATGAACCCTGGAGCCGGGATCAAGGCAAACCGGCTTTTCCCTGCCGGCCTCAGGCACAAGGCGGGCCACATCATCATCCAGGTCCTCAAGAACCTCTTCCTGTTCTTCCGGTGACTGATCCATGCCGCGCAGATACCTGTGCACTGCATCAGCCGCCTTTCTGCCCGATGCTATGGCCTGCACCACTGTAGTGGGTCCGCTGACAAAATCTCCTCCGGCAAACACCCCTGAAGTCCTGGTGGCCCCGGCGGCGTCCTTTATTTCCAGCCTGTCCCCTCCTTCTGTGCAGAGTTCCTGCACGGCCTCGGTCCTGGGTGCGTAGCCCGTGGCCAGGATGATGGTATCCGCCTCCATCTCGAAAGCAGAGTCCTCCACACAGGTCAGCTTGCCTTTTCCCCCGCAGGACTTGTCCAGATCCATGCGCACGCAGCGCATTTTTTCTACTTTGCCGCTGCCTTCAAAGGCTTCCGGAGCCGTAAGGAACTCAAACCTGACCCCTTCTTCCCGGGCATCTTCCACCTCGTCCATCCCTGCGGGCATTTCATCAATGGTGCGGCGATAAGCAATGGTTACATCTTTGGCCCCCAGCCTTAGACAGGTCCGGGCCGCATCTATGGCTGTATGACCGCCTCCGATGACAATGACTTTATTGCCCGGATTGAATTTTTTACCCCGGCTGACGTCCTTTAAAAACTCCACGGCAGTCCAGACTCCGGAGAGCTCCATTCCGCTGCACTCGGGACAGGTGCTTTTTTCACTGCCCATACCCAGAAATACAGCATCAAAATCCTTTTGCAGGTCCTGCAGGAAAATATCCCTGCCCAGCATGTACCCGGTTTTTATTTCCACGCCCAGGGAACGGATGCGGTCCACCTCTGAGCGCACCAGGTCCAGGGGCAGCCTGTACCTGGGAATACCCCGGGTGAGCATGCCTCCAGGCTCATCCTCGGATTCAAAGACCGTTACGCTGTAGCCCATGAGAGCCAGGTCGTGGGCCGCAGTCAGGCCGGCAGGGCCGGCTCCCACTATGCCGATTTTCTCTGAAAAACGAACTTCCGGGCCTGGAACTTCTGAACCAACGGAGGCACTGTCCGAGGCAAAACGCTTAAGGGCCCTGATGGCCACCGGCTCATCCACGCTTTTACCCCGGCGGCAAACGGATTCGCATTCCCGGGTACAGATACGCCCGCAAACTGAAGGAAAAGGGTTGGTTCTGCGGATAATCCTGTCGGCTTCCTGCACGTCTCCCCTGGCAATGGCCGCCACATAGCCCTGGACATCCATGTGGATGGGGCATTTTGCCTGGCAGGGAGGCATTGCATTAATCTTCATGGATATAGCACTCCTTGTAAGTTTGGACGGGGCCGGCTATGCCAAGAGGCCGGCCCCCTGAAAAATTTATTCCAGGTATGAGTCGCAGTAGAGGATGTCGTTTTTGAAAAGGCGGGCGGTCTTCATACTCTCCATGAGCCTTTGATCCATGGGATCGGCTATGGCTGCGTCCAGGCCTACGGTCATGAGCATGACCAGGTAGGTGGAACTTAGAATACTGTGCAGCCTTTCAGGTGTGCCATTATAAACGTTACTCAGGCCCACCACGGATTTGATGGGCGGGTCGTTGAGCTGGCGAAACATCTTGATGGCCTCCACCACTTCCATGGCCTGGTTCTGGGCCACTCCCACCGGGAGAATCAGGGGGTCAAGATACAAACGCTCCACGGGAACGTCGAATTCAGCCATGGCTGTCATGATATCCACGGCAATGGCCACCCGCTCGTTGGCGTCCCGGGAGACGCCGGCCGAAGTCATGGTCAGGCCTATGACGTCGGCATCGTATTTTTTGGCCATGGGCATAATTGTCTCCAGCTTGGCCCTGTCCCCGGAAGTAGAGTTGATTATTGCCGGATTTTTGCATACCTGCAGCCCGGCCTCCATGGCCTCGGCGTTGGTGGTGTCCAGGGACAGGGTCACGTCTGTAACCTCCTGAACAGTGTTCACCAGCCACTGCATGATTTCCGGGCCGTTCTTGGTGGCCGGACCAGCGTTTATGTCCAGGGCATTGGCTCCTGCCTGCACCTGGCTCACGGCCAGGTCCTGGATGGGCTTTTTGTCCCTGTCCTTCATGGCCTGCCCGATCTGCTTGAGCATGACATTGATCTTCTCACCGATAATTAACATATTTCCCCCTTGATTCCAGGTCAGAATATCCATTTCTTGTTACTGCAACCTTACGTAACTAAGGTCCGGGGACTTTGCAAACAGGACGTAAAAACTCACTCCAAGGAAGCGTAAATCAAAACCTACAAACAGTTTTTGATAATCGCAATATTTACTATAAGATACTTTAAATTAAGTTCGGTGTTTTACGGTTTTGATTAACGCTTCCTACGTCGTTCAGACAGTTTACGCCCATTTTGCAAAGCCCCCGGACCATAGCTCTGTGCTCACAAATAGTGAATAATTACAAACGCTCTTTCAAACCATTCACCAGAACCTCTATCTGCCGGGTGAAAGCGGCATCCCCGGGATCCGGGGCAGCCTCCTTAAGTGAAGCCAGGCGGACTCCGGGACTGTCCTGCACAACTCCCAGGATATGCATATCCTTGAGTCCCTGTCTTAAAAGCTCTTCCTCTTCAGAGGAGCGGATCTTGTTTAGAATCACCAGTACTTTTTCTATTCCAGTTTCTCTGGCCAGCCTGTCTATGGTCCTGGCGGTCTGGATGCTCTGGCGGTCCGGGTCGGCCACCACCAGCAGGGCATCCACCCCCTGGGCGGTGCCCCGGCCCAGGTGCTCTATGCCGGCCTCCATATCCAGAAGGACAAGTTCCTTTCTTCTGAGCACCACGTGGCTGACCAGGCTCTTGAGCAGAGCGCTCTGGGGGCAGATACAGCCATGCCCCCCTTTTTCTATAGCCCCCAGCACCAGAAGCCTGACTCCATCGTGCTCTACGGACATGCTGTCCGGAAGGTCGTCCACTCTGGGGTTTAATTTGAACATGGACCCGCTCTGTCCGGGCTTGGCCCCGGTGCGCTCTTCAATGAGCTCCGTGGCCCTGGAAATGGGCAGGATCTGCTCAGCCTTTTCCGGAGGTATTCCCAGGGCCGAAGCCAGGTTGGAGTCAGGATCCGCGTCTATGGCCAGCACCCTGTAGCCATGCCCGGCGAAGAGCCTGGCCAGGCAGGCGCTGATGGTGGTCTTGCCCACGCCGCCTTTACCGCTTACTGCCAGTTTCATATATCTACCTGTCTGTAAAAAAAACAGTCTATTGCCAGGACTTGAGAAAACCGGGAATTTCACTTGCTTCCCTGGGCCCGACCATAACTTCCCAGCCTTCAAGCTCTTCTTCCAGCTCACCCTTGATCTGGGCCACATATCCTGGAATGACTACCTTGCGGTGCTTGACTTTGTCTTCGATGCCGCTTTTCTTGATAAATGCCGCAATCTTTTCCGCGGTGAACTTGCCCGCGGCCCAGGCGGTAAGTGTCGACAGGCCCTCGGAATCCACGATGCCCAGGTGGGCCGGACGCTTGCTGGACTCGATCTCCGAGGACACTATGAAATAGGTCAGGGAGAAATTGGTGGTCACCAGCACAGGTGAAGATTCGTCCGGGGAAGCGAAATCGTAGAAACCCTCCTTGACCTGCATAGGCCTCTGGGGGTCGGTATAGATGTTCTGGCGCAGGACAAACAGCGGCAGGGCGCTCCATGGCTCCAGATTGTTCATGACCATTATTCCGCCGTACTTCATGACGTAAACAGAGGCGTGGATGGCTTCCAGCATTTCATCCTGGGTTTCCTGGCAGGGAAAAGTGATGGTGGGGTAGCCCAGGGGACGAAATTTCTTCTTCAGGGCACTACGGCGCATCATGACCAGATTTTCCAGGGTCTTGGACAGGTCCCTGCTGCCGCTGTCCAGGACCAGGTCCTGTACCCCGGCCTTGCTTATCTTGTCTGTTAGTCCGGAGAGTTCCTCCACGGAACCAGCGCGCACCACCAGAGGGCACTGGTGTTTTTTGGCCAGCTCGGCCATGGCATCACAATTTTCAGGCGTGGCGGAAGCCATCAAAGGCTTGCCGGTCCCGCACACGTCTAAGGCAGCTGACATGACATCGGGGTCATCGCTCATGAGCACTAAGGGCAGATCGCAGGACCCTTTTACCTTTTCCACCAGGCCGGCAAAGCTGGATTTGTCCCCGGAAGAGCACTTCAGGGCTGCCAGGTCGGTCTTGAGTTCGTAACCCACGCGCTCAAAGCGCATTTTTTTGAGGCTTTCCAGCCTGGAATCCACTTCCGCGGCCTCCATGGAATCGTCAATAACTAAGGCAAAGCCGCATGGATTGAAAAAAGTCTTCTCGTGCCTGAAAAGAACCTGCTCCCCGCCTATCTTCAGGGCATTGTCCCCCTGGCCGATGGTTACTTCCCGCATGGGCGGAGCCGAGGCTTCGGAAAGGGCGTCCTTGGCCTCCTGGCTGACATGGGGGCAGGAATCCAGGCTTGCGCCCCCGGAAGCCAGCTTCATGGCAAAAGCCAGGCAGGTAGGCACTCCGCATTCTCCGCAGTTGGTCTGGGGAAGCTTCTTGTAAATATCAAGTCCGGTCAAAGCCATTATCGCACCTCCAGGTACATTTTAATTTTTGTTGTAAATCTCCGTGTCCTGCATGCTTAAAACAAGACTGCTTGAGCCCTATTTTACTCCCAGACCTTCCATGGTACTGCGCATGAGCTTAACCGTCTCCGGATGCCTGACCACTACTATGTCCGCCCCGGCAACCAGCAGGCTGGTCACTCCGATGGCTTCCCACATTATGCCCCGCTTTACCGGATCACCGTATTCCGGGTGCTCGTCCGTTCCCACTTTGGCTTCCTTGGCCTTCCAGGCTTCCCGGCCCATGTCGCAGATGATGGGCATCTGCATCATGGCGTCGTTTTGCTGCAGAGCGGTCAGGCGATCCCTTTCAATTACCGAATAGGTGTATTCCAGTCCGTAACCCAGGGCACCGGTGGAGGGGTCGATCAGGATACGCTCGGCCGGCATGCCCAGGTTGGTCATGAGGATATTGAGCTGTTTGGCCATATTCACATCAATGGGGGTCTCCCCGGCCACGTTGTGCCCGAAGCCCATGGCCGCAGCGGATATGGTCTTGTAGTTCTCCTCCACAGCCGGTCCCAGGACCATGGCCCTGCCCTCCATCTGTTCAGCGACCTTTTTCAAGACCTCGCCGTCCTTGGAGGCGTTGCCGCAGCCGTAAATGATCAGGGGAATCTCCACGGAATCAGCCACCTTTCTGACCACTTCCAGGGCTTCGTCCGGGCCTTTGTCCGCACCGTTGGGGTCGATGCTCAGAAGTCTCAGGCAGATGAGATCCGCCCCGAACTCGTCTTTGCACTTGGCGGCCCATTTCACTGGATCGTCCCAGACATCCCCCAGCACGTCCTCCAGAGCCTTAGCCCAGTCCCCGGGGGCTTCATCGCAGACTTCCATGGCCAGTCTGGGGCGGTTGGGCATTTCCCCTTCAAAGAGATAAAAAGGTAGAGTAGTTTCCCCTCCTACCTGCACGCTGGCATCACCTGTACCAATTTCAACTTTGTTGATCTTGCCGGTATAACGGTCTATGGGAGCGCTGTAGCTCATGATTACCTGTCTCCTTGTGGCTTTTTGCCCGCAGATTACACAGACTTAAACGGATCTGGGTCACCGGAAAACCGGCTCATTTCATAAGTGGCTGCCTGTGCAATCCGCCCCATTGAAGCTTTGCCTTCAACGGGGCAGGCAGGATTTTTACATTGTCCTGAAAAAACATAATTATTTACCATCAATGGCAAAGAGCTAGGGTCCGGGGGCTTTGCAAACTGGGCGTAAACTGTCTGAACGACGCATCCTTGGAGCTCGCCCTGTTAAATACCGCATAGCGGTCCTGCTTCGCAGGGTTTATCAGGGTGAAGTCTTTACGTCCTGTTTGCAAAGTCCCCGGACCTTAGGTGAAAAGTTATAGTCCGCTAAATGGCTCTTTTTCTCGCGGACTTGACGGTATTGGACATGAGCATGGCAATGGTCATGGGGCCAACCCCGCCCGGAACCGGAGTAATGGCCGAGGCCTTTTCCTTGACTTCCTCGAAAGCCACATCCCCTTTGAGGCCGTCTTCCACACGGTGAATGCCCACATCCACCACCACGGCTCCTTGTTTGACCATATCCGCTGTGACCATTTCCTTTCGTCCCACTGCCACCACCAGGATATCCGCCCGGCGCGTCACCTCAGCTATGTCTTTGGTCCGGGAGTGGGCCACGGTGACTGTAGCGTTTTCGTTTAAAAGCAGAAGGGCCACAGGCTTGCCCACAATATTGCTTCGTCCCAGAACCACGGCTTCCTTGCCTTCCAGAGTCACATTGCTGCGTTTTAAAAGCTCGATGATTCCGGCCGGCGTGGCCGCCCTGAACCCATCCTGAGCCAGCACCACCCGGCCGATGCTTTCCGGGTGAAATCCGTCCACATCTTTTTCTACCTTGATGCGGTCCAGGACCTTGTTTTCATCAATGTGTCCCGGCAGGGGCAATTGTACTAAGATGCCGTCAATCTCCGGGTCATTGTTCAGATCGTCCACCATGGACAGGAGTTTTTCCTCGGATACGTCTTCAGGCAAGACATGCTTGCGGGAGACAATGCCTAAGGCATTGCATGTCTTTTCCTTCATGTTGACATACACCTGGGATGCCGGGTCTTCTCCCACCAGGACCACAGCCAAACCGGGGGTGACGTTTTTCTTTTGAAGCTCTTTGATTTCTTCGGCAAGCTCTTCCTTGATTTTTGCGGATACGCCCTTGCCGTCGAGTATTTTGTCCTGCATAGTTTAAATCCTCCTTTAAGACCGGAAAAGAAAAATGCGGCTGGTTAAATAACCTATGGTCTGCAACACACTTCCCTTCCAGGCGACTTTTAAATGTTTAGGTTCTTAAAGCCAGACCTGCATATATTTTTAGACGAACGGTAAATATACTGAGCGCAACGGTGCAGATGGCCTAATAGCTTATGAGAACGCTTAAGAATTTGTCATTCATACGCCTCAGGTTGGAGCTCAGTGCCACCACCATGCTCTTGAAAAAATCCATGGCCAGGGCGCAGTCATCCGCCACAAGCTCTTCAAAGGATTCCTTGGGAATCAGAAAAAGCTCTGTGTCTTCCATGGCCTCGGCCTTGGAAACGTGCTTGCGCTTCTCGACAATGGCCAGTTCCCCGAAAAAATGCCCTTCGCCCAGCACCACCAGAGTCTGCCTCCAGCCGTCGGCGGCCATCTTGGATATCTGGATCTTTCCGGAATGGATAAGCCACAGTCCCCTGGTATCATCCTCTTCCTGAAACAGGACTTCGCCCTGTTTTATGGATACCTTTTCCACGATCTTGGCAATTTTGCCCAGCTCATACTCATCCATATCCTGAAGCAAAATCTGTTTTTTCAGCATCTGCGCATCAATCATGACTTCTCCTTGCTTTCATACTCCCTGGTTTGACAAACTTTAAAAAGGCCAAAGGACATTAGTTGAGAGGCCTTTGAACGTTTACGTATTCTCTATGGGTTCCAGCTTTACTGCACAAACTTTCAGTTCCGGAATTCTGGCAATGGGATCCACTGCGGTATTGGTAAGCATATTGGCCGCAGCCTCAGTAAAGTGAAAAGGAATGAACACTGTACCCTGAAGAGGCCTGTTGCTCACCAGGCCATGGATATCAATGCTGCCTCTTCTGGAACTGACCCGGACTAACTGATCCTTATCTATGCCCAGCCTGCGGGCATCCTCCGGGTGGATCTCCACATAACCCCGGGGCATGACCTTGTTCACGGCCGGGCTGCGCCTGGTCATGGTCCCGGTATGATAATTGAAAAGCTCCCTGCCGGTGTTGAGAACCAAAGGATATTCACTATCCGGCAACTCTTCCGAGGGACGGTAATCCACAGGAGTAAAAGCCGGTATCCTTTTGGGAAAGGCCCCTTTGAAAAGGTAGGGAGTGCCGGGATGATCACTCGTGGGGCAGGGCCACTGCAGACCTCTGTGCTCCAGGCGTTGATAGTCCATGCCTCCCAGGGCGGGCCAGGCCTTGCCCGCTTCCTGGAAAACATCCTCGATGCGGTCATAAGAAATATCATAGCCCATACTTGAAGACAGACTGGCAATGATCCAGGAATCCTCCCTGGCCTCTCCCGGGGGTTCCACTGCCTTGCGCACCCGCTGCACCCGTCTCTCGCTGTTGGTGAAAGTGCCCTCCTTTTCGGCAAAACAGGCCGCAGGCAGTATAACATCCGCCATCCGGGCCGTCTCCGTCATGAAGATATCCTGGACCACCAGAAAGTCCAGGTTCTGCAAGGCCTTTACCGTATGCTGCATATCCGGATCGCTTACCACGGGGTTTTCTCCTTTTATGTACAGAGCCCTGAAATTGCCTTCTGCAGCAGCATCAACCATTTCCGTGGCTGTAAGACCGGGGGTGGATGAAAGCTGTGCCCTCCACAGTCTTTCAAACCGGGCTTTGACCTCGGGAGAGGCCACGCTCTGGTATCCGGGGTAAAACGGAGGGACACAGCCCATGTCAGTGGACCCCTGAACATTGTTTTGACCCCGCAGGGGATTCACTCCAGTGGAACGGCGTCCCAGGTTGCCGGTCATAAGGGCCAGGTTGGCAATGGCAAAGACATTGTCCGTGCCGTGGGTATGCTGGGTGATCCCCATGGTATAGTAAATCCCGGCTTTTGATGCCCTGGCGTACGTCCTGGCCGCATCGATTATTTTTTCCCTGGCCACTCCGGTCACTTCTTCCCCGTATTCCGGCGTGTACCCCTCCAGGGACCTGGCCAGGGCCGGATAGCCCTGGGTGCGCTCGTCGATATAAGTCTTGTCCGCAAGGTTTTCCTGAATGATGACATTCATGATGCAGTTGAGAAGGGCCACATCGGTTCCGGGCTTGAGCTGCAGATGATCATGGGACCACCTGACCAGCTCGATCTTTCTGGGATCAATGACGATGAGTTTTGCCCCGCGCCGCACCGCCTTTTTCATCTCCAACCCTATAATGGGATGGGTCTCCGTAGTGTTGGAGCCGATCACCAGCAGGACATCGTTGTCCTTGATCTCCTCATAGGAATTGGTCATGGCTCCTGAACCGAATACTGTTGCCAGACCGGCAATGGTGGAACTATGTCAGTATCTGGCACAATGGTCAACATTGTTGGTGCCCACTGCCATACGCATGAACTTCTGAAACAGATAATTATCCTCGTTTGTGCACCTGGCCGAAGCCAGACCGCCGATGACATCAGGGCCATGGCGGTCCTTTATTTCCTTGAGCCTCAAGGCAACAAGATCCAGGGCTTCCTCCCAGGAGGCTTCTCTGAACTGTTCATAATCAGGCCTGGAGGCGTGACCCTTCTTTGATTCCCTGTATGGGTTGTCCCGGTTCAAAACAAAATCTTTTTTTGCCCCGGTCCTGATGAGTGGCTTAGTCAGTCTGTCCGGACTGTTTACAAAATCGTAGGCAAACCTGCCCTTGACGCAGAGCATGCCCTGGTTGATGCTGTCTTTTCTGGAATATATCCTGGCGATTTCATTCTTTTTCACAGCCAGGGTGAGATTGCAGCCGCACCCGCAGTACGGGCAGACTGTATCCACTTCCCTGAATTTCTGACGCCCCTTGCTGGCCCACATCCTGCCGGTGAGAGCCCCGGTGGGGCACACTGCCACGCACTGTCCGCAGAACTCACAGTCCAGGTCCTTTTCAAAAGGCGGGCAGACTTTGGTCCAGAGTCCCTTGTAGGCGAAATCAATGGCCCCCACTCCC contains the following coding sequences:
- a CDS encoding type II toxin-antitoxin system RelB/DinJ family antitoxin, with product MSSTTTSHNRVDPNIKRDADQIIKDMGITISDAHELFYRQIIANQGLPFFVAYRQINGSWHHLPGWQANVNCIGAIFL
- a CDS encoding Rossmann-like and DUF2520 domain-containing protein; translation: MGVRGPMKNTAIIGAGVVGTAMGYLLSNAGYNITGIASRSLESAVKARDFIGQGEASTDLAGTARSAGIVLITTSDDAVRLVCEDIAGRDGFRPGSLVIHTSGALSVEALASAKHKGAVTVSMHPLQSLPSVQEAIKNMPGSYFCLESEDETALDTARDMVRVFQGKELNIQLGGKPLYHAGAAVVSNFFVATIGFGLQLHESAGIDRQDSLNALLPLIQGTLKNIEKIGIPAALTGPIARGDAQTVEDHLAAISRESPDLLGLYCELGKYTVKLAREKGTLKEHDAQKIIEILRQYSSH
- a CDS encoding methylenetetrahydrofolate reductase, with product MGFREAVESGKFLITAEVGPGKGTDMHELLEDAEAIKDRIHAINVTDLQSSVMRLGSLAVSHILADKGIEPIYQLTCRDRNRLALQSDLLSAWVLGIQNVLALTGDHPVLGDHPESKPVFDCDSVSLLQMMQTLNGGHDMAGNELKGVPDFFPGAVVNPGADAGAGLEMQLIKLEKKIEAGARYIQTQGVFELDSFEKFMKRVEGFNVPVMGGIIMLKSAGMAKFMNKNVAGISVPESQIKAMTDTDDKVKTSVEIASHLVKGMKDICHGVHIMAIGWEKKIPMVLDEAGL
- a CDS encoding methylenetetrahydrofolate reductase C-terminal domain-containing protein translates to MIVAEVKPMAEIQETIKKYGKVLITGCGSCVTVCLSGGAQQVEVLASSLRTAAKAQGQQLELGEETQVRQCDPMFIEQIKDKAAGYEAILSMGCGAGVQTMAETLGNIPVYPALDTVFFGGADGKGGFVETCAACGQCILSRTGGVCPVARCAKSLADGPCGGAQEGNCEVDKDTRCAWQLIYVRMMRLGQLHILKEINPPKAARVHPARLKREE
- a CDS encoding FAD-dependent oxidoreductase, which produces MKINAMPPCQAKCPIHMDVQGYVAAIARGDVQEADRIIRRTNPFPSVCGRICTRECESVCRRGKSVDEPVAIRALKRFASDSASVGSEVPGPEVRFSEKIGIVGAGPAGLTAAHDLALMGYSVTVFESEDEPGGMLTRGIPRYRLPLDLVRSEVDRIRSLGVEIKTGYMLGRDIFLQDLQKDFDAVFLGMGSEKSTCPECSGMELSGVWTAVEFLKDVSRGKKFNPGNKVIVIGGGHTAIDAARTCLRLGAKDVTIAYRRTIDEMPAGMDEVEDAREEGVRFEFLTAPEAFEGSGKVEKMRCVRMDLDKSCGGKGKLTCVEDSAFEMEADTIILATGYAPRTEAVQELCTEGGDRLEIKDAAGATRTSGVFAGGDFVSGPTTVVQAIASGRKAADAVHRYLRGMDQSPEEQEEVLEDLDDDVARLVPEAGREKPVCLDPGSRVHSFDEVEHAFTPEQARAEASRCLHCSLGAHVSQDCAVCLNCVLVCPYNVPRPGEEKAVIDMSQCQACGICAGQCPAAAIDLGLEPRTELRQNIRRVLEKAESSSPGDFSFAYVCDFSKSRPGDVQGENVYTITRPGLGRIDVYELLVPFEAGAREVLVSGCGEEDCKFKDCSLWTRRNVQRASRVLQSIGLEPERIRLVE
- a CDS encoding dihydropteroate synthase, which gives rise to MLIIGEKINVMLKQIGQAMKDRDKKPIQDLAVSQVQAGANALDINAGPATKNGPEIMQWLVNTVQEVTDVTLSLDTTNAEAMEAGLQVCKNPAIINSTSGDRAKLETIMPMAKKYDADVIGLTMTSAGVSRDANERVAIAVDIMTAMAEFDVPVERLYLDPLILPVGVAQNQAMEVVEAIKMFRQLNDPPIKSVVGLSNVYNGTPERLHSILSSTYLVMLMTVGLDAAIADPMDQRLMESMKTARLFKNDILYCDSYLE